In one Cellulomonas sp. JZ18 genomic region, the following are encoded:
- the pheA gene encoding prephenate dehydratase, producing the protein MGVPRYAYLGPAGTFTEEALRRVASPDAAQYLPQTDVGSAIAAVRAGDADYAVVAIESTVEGGVTATLDALATGDPLVVLREVLVPVQFTLVAAPGTALADVRRVSAHPHAWVQCRRWIAAHLPGSVHVPATSNTAPAALLVEALASGDAAGLPFDAALVPPSAVATYGLTPLAEHVADNPSALTRFVVVGHPGEVPARTGADKTSLVVHLPDNEAGALLAMLEQFAVRGVNLSRIESRPIGDALGRYSFSIDAEGHITDERMGEAIMGLHRRCPYVRFLGSYPRADAVAPTVHVGTADEDFVEARAWLARLRSGGAV; encoded by the coding sequence ATGGGCGTGCCGCGCTACGCGTACCTGGGGCCGGCGGGGACGTTCACCGAGGAGGCGCTGCGGCGGGTCGCGTCCCCGGACGCGGCGCAGTACCTGCCGCAGACCGACGTCGGGTCGGCGATCGCCGCCGTCCGGGCGGGCGACGCCGACTACGCCGTGGTGGCGATCGAGTCGACGGTGGAGGGCGGCGTCACGGCGACGCTCGACGCGCTCGCGACCGGCGACCCGCTCGTCGTGCTGCGCGAGGTGCTGGTGCCGGTGCAGTTCACGCTCGTCGCCGCACCCGGGACCGCGCTCGCGGACGTGCGCCGCGTCTCGGCGCACCCGCACGCGTGGGTGCAGTGCCGGCGGTGGATCGCGGCGCACCTGCCGGGGTCGGTGCACGTGCCCGCGACGAGCAACACGGCGCCCGCGGCGCTGCTGGTGGAGGCGCTCGCGTCCGGTGACGCCGCGGGTCTGCCGTTCGACGCGGCGCTCGTGCCGCCGTCCGCCGTCGCGACGTACGGGCTGACGCCGCTGGCGGAGCACGTGGCGGACAACCCGTCGGCGCTCACGCGGTTCGTGGTCGTCGGGCACCCCGGCGAGGTGCCGGCGCGCACGGGTGCGGACAAGACGAGCCTCGTCGTGCACCTGCCGGACAACGAGGCGGGCGCGCTGCTGGCGATGCTCGAGCAGTTCGCGGTGCGCGGCGTGAACCTCTCGCGCATCGAGTCGCGGCCCATCGGCGACGCGCTCGGCCGGTACTCGTTCTCGATCGACGCCGAGGGGCACATCACGGACGAGCGGATGGGCGAGGCGATCATGGGCCTGCACCGGCGCTGCCCGTACGTGCGCTTCCTCGGGTCGTACCCGCGCGCCGACGCGGTCGCGCCGACCGTGCACGTCGGCACCGCCGACGAGGACTTCGTCGAGGCACGCGCCTGGCTCGCCCGCCTGCGCTCCGGCGGCGCGGTCTGA
- a CDS encoding MFS transporter, with protein MPDVRPVLPTEPAAEAATSPAPPSAGTAAAADPARAAVRGGVLGNYVDQFDIFLPVLALAPVAAELYGTRAVVTYAGLVFVATLVGRPLGAALLGSLADRVGRAAVARASMLGLGVTTLLIAALPVAAMSHEVVLLAVVALRFVSGVLIGGGYTSAVPLAIEWSAPRRRGFVSGLVMAMSPAANATIATLVLVLLGALGSDGYAAWGWRVPFVVGAVLAFVAVVHFRRHVRDTPERAAAAPAARPLTSVLVGAERHRLWRLLVLMTGLWLFTNMAVAVVTSQLDVVAGLDGRAVTLTMLVATAVSAVAMVASGHASTPVGRRRFLVAFGAGAAVLAPATYLAAFGAPASGPALVALVTVLQVVTVSAYGPIGAHLAERFPPAVRSSGYGTAYSLSIVLPALYPFWLPPLQQAWGDVAPVAAVLALGGVLVAVGAAASPGEAMARD; from the coding sequence ATGCCTGACGTGCGTCCTGTCCTGCCCACCGAGCCCGCGGCTGAGGCCGCGACGTCGCCCGCCCCGCCCTCCGCGGGCACCGCGGCGGCCGCCGACCCCGCCCGCGCGGCCGTGCGCGGCGGCGTCCTCGGCAACTACGTCGACCAGTTCGACATCTTCCTGCCCGTCCTCGCGCTCGCGCCGGTCGCGGCGGAGCTCTACGGCACCCGCGCGGTCGTCACGTACGCCGGGCTGGTCTTCGTCGCGACGCTGGTCGGCCGCCCGCTCGGCGCCGCGCTGCTCGGTTCGCTCGCCGACCGCGTCGGCCGGGCCGCCGTCGCCCGGGCCAGCATGCTCGGTCTCGGGGTCACCACGCTGCTCATCGCGGCGCTGCCGGTCGCGGCGATGAGCCACGAGGTGGTGCTCCTCGCGGTGGTGGCGCTGCGGTTCGTCAGCGGCGTGCTCATCGGCGGCGGGTACACCTCGGCGGTGCCGCTCGCGATCGAGTGGTCGGCGCCGCGCCGGCGCGGGTTCGTCAGCGGGCTCGTCATGGCGATGTCGCCGGCGGCGAACGCGACCATCGCCACCCTGGTGCTCGTGCTGCTCGGCGCGCTCGGCAGCGACGGGTACGCCGCCTGGGGGTGGCGCGTGCCGTTCGTCGTCGGCGCGGTGCTGGCGTTCGTCGCGGTCGTGCACTTCCGCCGGCACGTGCGGGACACGCCGGAGCGCGCGGCGGCGGCGCCCGCGGCCCGTCCGCTGACGTCCGTGCTGGTCGGTGCGGAGCGGCACCGGCTGTGGCGGCTGCTGGTGCTCATGACGGGGCTGTGGCTGTTCACGAACATGGCGGTGGCCGTGGTGACGTCGCAGCTGGACGTCGTCGCGGGGCTCGACGGGCGGGCCGTCACGCTGACGATGCTCGTCGCGACCGCGGTGTCGGCGGTCGCGATGGTCGCGAGCGGGCACGCGTCGACGCCCGTCGGCCGCCGGCGGTTCCTCGTCGCGTTCGGTGCCGGCGCGGCCGTGCTGGCCCCCGCGACGTACCTCGCCGCGTTCGGCGCGCCGGCCTCGGGTCCGGCGCTGGTCGCGCTCGTCACCGTGCTGCAGGTCGTCACCGTCTCGGCGTACGGGCCGATCGGCGCGCACCTGGCCGAGCGCTTCCCGCCCGCGGTGCGGTCCAGCGGGTACGGCACGGCGTACTCGCTGTCCATCGTGCTGCCCGCGCTCTACCCGTTCTGGCTGCCGCCGCTGCAGCAGGCGTGGGGCGACGTCGCGCCCGTCGCGGCGGTGCTCGCCCTGGGCGGCGTGCTCGTGGCGGTGGGGGCGGCGGCGTCGCCGGGGGAGGCGATGGCGCGGGACTGA
- a CDS encoding diacylglycerol kinase family protein gives MSWVEWVSVVAVVLAVLALALAGTVFVRQRRVREDDDLVHAEAVQHVAEAPREGRLVAFVANPSKPDVPALRAAVYKAASERYLPEPVWLETTVEDPGVGQARQAVEMGADIVIAVGGDGTVRAVAEALAGTGVPMGLMPLGTGNLLARNLDIPLNDPIAAMGIAIDGQDKPIDVGWLRVLKWESQMDDDIAEAADDMPADTDHPRDHVFLVIAGLGFDAQMVADADEELKAKVGWMAYFVAGARHLNGRRLRLRVRLDQKPAETVRVRSMLIGNCGKLPGGITLLPDAIIDDGELDVALIDTRGGIAGWAQLFGEVALQGIGARNDLPGKIGRIDHTRARRVHLAAGVPEPVQVDGDIVGRATEVEARVDRQSLVVRVPA, from the coding sequence ATGTCGTGGGTGGAGTGGGTCTCGGTCGTGGCCGTCGTCCTGGCGGTGCTGGCGCTGGCCCTGGCCGGGACGGTGTTCGTGCGTCAGCGCCGGGTCCGTGAGGACGACGACCTCGTGCACGCCGAGGCCGTGCAGCACGTGGCCGAGGCGCCCCGCGAGGGGCGGCTCGTCGCGTTCGTCGCCAACCCCTCGAAGCCGGACGTGCCGGCGCTGCGGGCCGCCGTCTACAAGGCCGCGTCGGAGCGCTACCTGCCGGAGCCGGTGTGGCTCGAGACGACGGTCGAGGACCCCGGGGTCGGGCAGGCCCGCCAGGCGGTCGAGATGGGCGCCGACATCGTCATCGCGGTCGGCGGCGACGGCACGGTGCGCGCCGTCGCCGAGGCGCTGGCCGGCACGGGCGTCCCGATGGGCCTCATGCCGCTCGGCACCGGCAACCTGCTCGCGCGCAACCTCGACATCCCGCTCAACGACCCGATCGCCGCCATGGGCATCGCGATCGACGGTCAGGACAAGCCGATCGACGTCGGCTGGCTGCGCGTCCTGAAGTGGGAGTCGCAGATGGACGACGACATCGCCGAGGCGGCCGACGACATGCCCGCCGACACCGACCACCCGCGCGACCACGTCTTCCTCGTCATCGCGGGCCTCGGCTTCGACGCCCAGATGGTGGCCGACGCCGACGAGGAGCTGAAGGCGAAGGTCGGCTGGATGGCGTACTTCGTCGCCGGCGCACGCCACCTCAACGGACGCCGCCTGCGCCTGCGGGTCCGGCTCGACCAGAAGCCCGCCGAGACCGTGCGCGTGCGCAGCATGCTCATCGGCAACTGCGGCAAGCTCCCCGGCGGGATCACGCTGCTCCCGGACGCGATCATCGACGACGGCGAGCTCGACGTGGCGCTCATCGACACGCGCGGCGGCATCGCCGGGTGGGCCCAGCTCTTCGGCGAGGTCGCGCTGCAGGGCATCGGGGCGCGCAACGACCTGCCGGGCAAGATCGGCCGCATCGACCACACCCGCGCCCGCCGCGTGCACCTCGCCGCCGGCGTGCCCGAGCCCGTGCAGGTCGACGGCGACATCGTCGGGCGCGCCACCGAGGTCGAGGCGCGCGTGGACCGGCAGTCCCTGGTCGTGCGCGTCCCCGCCTGA
- the serS gene encoding serine--tRNA ligase, with product MIDLRLLREDPDVVRASQVARGEDPHLVDEVLEADARRRSALTEFETLRAEQKAHGKKVAQASGDEKQALLAHTKQLAERVKALQADAAAAEERAAELARRIGNVVEDGVPEGGEDDYVVLEHVGTPRDLAAEYGPDFVVKDHLDLGEGLGAIDTERGAKVSGARFYFLTGIGARLELALLTAATDLALRNGFTPMITPTLVRPEIMAGTGYLGAHADEVYHLPADDLYLVGTSEVALAGYHKDEILDLSAGPLRYAGWSACYRREAGSYGKDTRGIIRVHQFHKVEAFVWARPEDAAEEHRRILAWEKEMLALVDLPYRVIDTAAGDLGSSAARKFDCEAWLPSQQRWMEVTSTSNCTTFQARRLGVRERTEDGTRTVATLNGTLATTRWIVAILENHQQADGSVRVPEGLRPYLGGLEVLEPVARRGAAR from the coding sequence GTGATCGATCTGCGGCTCCTGCGGGAGGACCCCGATGTCGTGCGCGCCAGCCAGGTGGCGCGCGGTGAGGACCCGCACCTCGTCGACGAGGTGCTCGAGGCCGACGCCCGGCGTCGCTCCGCGCTGACGGAGTTCGAGACGCTGCGCGCCGAGCAGAAGGCGCACGGCAAGAAGGTCGCGCAGGCGTCCGGGGACGAGAAGCAGGCGCTGCTCGCGCACACCAAGCAGCTCGCGGAGCGCGTCAAGGCGCTGCAGGCCGACGCGGCCGCCGCTGAGGAGCGTGCCGCCGAGCTCGCGCGCCGCATCGGCAACGTCGTCGAGGACGGCGTGCCCGAGGGCGGCGAGGACGACTACGTGGTCCTGGAGCACGTCGGCACGCCTCGCGACCTGGCCGCCGAGTACGGCCCCGACTTCGTCGTGAAGGACCACCTCGACCTCGGTGAGGGCCTCGGCGCGATCGACACCGAGCGCGGCGCCAAGGTGTCGGGCGCGCGCTTCTACTTCCTGACGGGCATCGGCGCGCGGCTCGAGCTCGCGCTGCTCACCGCGGCCACCGATCTCGCGCTGCGCAACGGCTTCACGCCGATGATCACGCCGACGCTCGTGCGGCCCGAGATCATGGCGGGCACCGGGTACCTCGGCGCCCACGCGGACGAGGTCTACCACCTGCCGGCCGACGACCTGTACCTGGTCGGCACGAGCGAGGTCGCCCTCGCCGGCTACCACAAGGACGAGATCCTCGACCTGTCGGCCGGGCCCCTGCGGTACGCCGGCTGGAGCGCCTGCTACCGGCGCGAGGCCGGCTCGTACGGCAAGGACACCCGCGGCATCATCCGCGTGCACCAGTTCCACAAGGTCGAGGCCTTCGTGTGGGCGCGCCCCGAGGACGCCGCCGAGGAGCACCGCCGGATCCTCGCGTGGGAGAAGGAGATGCTCGCGCTGGTCGACCTGCCGTACCGCGTGATCGACACCGCGGCCGGCGACCTCGGGTCGAGCGCGGCCCGCAAGTTCGACTGCGAGGCGTGGCTGCCCAGCCAGCAGCGCTGGATGGAGGTCACGTCGACCTCCAACTGCACGACGTTCCAGGCCCGCCGGCTCGGCGTCCGGGAGCGCACCGAGGACGGCACGCGGACGGTCGCGACGCTCAACGGCACGCTCGCCACGACGCGCTGGATCGTCGCGATCCTCGAGAACCACCAGCAGGCCGACGGCTCGGTGCGCGTGCCGGAGGGGCTGCGCCCGTACCTCGGCGGCCTGGAGGTGCTGGAGCCGGTCGCCCGCCGGGGTGCCGCGCGGTGA
- a CDS encoding HAD family hydrolase: MSRTRLVALDVDGTLMSYDGVISADVRAAVADLVAAGVHVVLATGRSIHSATDVAADLGLTHGWVVGSNGAVTARLDPDEPGGYAVAHAVTFDPAPALRAIALEIPDVLFAVEDLGVGFRVSRPFPPGELTGEQRVEPFEDLLATPATRVVIRNPGGTPEEFHELVERVGLHQVSYAVGWSAWLDLTPGGVTKASALEEVRRDLGVEPFATLAVGDGENDVEMLAWAACGVAMGHAVERVRLAADEVTGTIDDDGAVAVLRRVLA; this comes from the coding sequence GTGAGCCGCACGCGGCTGGTCGCGCTCGACGTCGACGGCACGCTGATGAGCTACGACGGCGTCATCTCGGCGGACGTGCGCGCGGCGGTCGCCGACCTCGTCGCCGCCGGGGTGCACGTCGTGCTCGCGACGGGTCGCTCGATCCACTCCGCGACCGACGTGGCGGCGGACCTCGGGCTCACGCACGGGTGGGTCGTGGGCTCGAACGGCGCCGTGACGGCCCGGCTCGACCCGGACGAGCCCGGCGGGTACGCCGTCGCGCACGCCGTGACGTTCGACCCGGCCCCGGCCCTGCGCGCGATCGCGCTGGAGATCCCCGACGTGCTCTTCGCGGTCGAGGACCTCGGCGTCGGGTTCCGCGTCTCGCGGCCCTTCCCGCCGGGGGAGCTGACCGGCGAGCAGCGCGTCGAGCCGTTCGAGGACCTGCTCGCCACCCCCGCGACCCGCGTCGTCATCCGCAACCCCGGCGGCACGCCGGAGGAGTTCCACGAGCTCGTGGAGCGCGTCGGGCTGCACCAGGTCTCGTACGCCGTCGGCTGGAGCGCCTGGCTGGACCTGACCCCGGGCGGCGTGACGAAGGCGAGCGCGCTCGAGGAGGTCCGCCGCGACCTCGGCGTCGAGCCGTTCGCCACGCTCGCGGTCGGGGACGGCGAGAACGACGTCGAGATGCTCGCCTGGGCGGCGTGCGGGGTCGCGATGGGCCACGCCGTCGAGCGGGTGCGGCTGGCGGCCGACGAGGTGACGGGCACGATCGACGACGACGGCGCCGTGGCGGTGCTCCGCCGCGTGCTCGCCTGA
- a CDS encoding ABC transporter substrate-binding protein, with protein MKRMQRRRGLALAASVAGLGLVLTACSDGGEGGGGGGDDAAATFDCADYEQYGNLEGKTISVYTSIVDPEAQEQEASYEPFEECTGAEIEYEGSREFEAQLPVRLEAGNPPDIAYIPQPGFLRSLVQDFPDAVQPAPQSVIDNANEYYTEGWVEYGTVDGTLYATPLGANVKSFVWYSPSAFEENGYEVPTTWQELLDLTDQMVEDHPDIKPWCAGIESGDATGWPATDWLEDVVLRTAGPEVYDQWVNHEIPFDDPQIVEALDAVGGILKNEDYVNGGLGDVASIASAPWNEAGNGIPDGTCFLHRAANFYQANWDEGLEVAEDGDVYAFYLPGESEEDKPLLGGGEFVTAFSDREEVQAFHAYLSSPQWANAKAEVTGQGWISANNGLDRELLQSPIDQLSFDLLTDETYTFRFDGSDQMPGSVGAGSFWREMVSWISPGQDSQTTLSNIEASWPSS; from the coding sequence ATGAAGCGCATGCAGAGGCGTCGCGGGCTGGCACTGGCCGCCTCGGTCGCCGGGCTCGGGCTCGTGCTCACGGCGTGCTCCGACGGCGGCGAGGGCGGCGGTGGCGGCGGTGACGACGCGGCGGCCACGTTCGACTGCGCGGACTACGAGCAGTACGGGAACCTCGAGGGCAAGACCATCTCCGTCTACACCTCGATCGTCGACCCCGAGGCGCAGGAGCAGGAGGCCTCGTACGAGCCGTTCGAGGAGTGCACGGGCGCCGAGATCGAGTACGAGGGCTCCCGTGAGTTCGAGGCGCAGCTGCCCGTCCGCCTCGAGGCCGGCAACCCGCCCGACATCGCCTACATCCCGCAGCCCGGATTCCTGCGCTCGCTCGTCCAGGACTTCCCGGACGCCGTGCAGCCCGCGCCGCAGTCCGTCATCGACAACGCCAACGAGTACTACACCGAGGGCTGGGTCGAGTACGGCACGGTCGACGGCACGCTCTACGCGACCCCGCTCGGCGCCAACGTGAAGTCCTTCGTCTGGTACTCGCCGTCCGCGTTCGAGGAGAACGGCTACGAGGTCCCGACCACGTGGCAGGAGCTGCTCGACCTGACGGACCAGATGGTCGAGGACCACCCCGACATCAAGCCGTGGTGCGCGGGCATCGAGTCCGGCGACGCCACCGGCTGGCCGGCCACCGACTGGCTCGAGGACGTCGTCCTGCGGACCGCCGGCCCCGAGGTCTACGACCAGTGGGTCAACCACGAGATCCCCTTCGACGACCCGCAGATCGTCGAGGCCCTCGACGCGGTCGGCGGCATCCTCAAGAACGAGGACTACGTCAACGGCGGCCTCGGCGACGTCGCGTCCATCGCGTCGGCACCGTGGAACGAGGCCGGCAACGGCATCCCCGACGGGACGTGCTTCCTGCACCGCGCCGCGAACTTCTACCAGGCCAACTGGGACGAGGGCCTGGAGGTCGCCGAGGACGGCGACGTCTACGCCTTCTACCTGCCGGGCGAGTCGGAGGAGGACAAGCCGCTGCTCGGTGGCGGCGAGTTCGTGACGGCGTTCTCGGACCGCGAGGAGGTGCAGGCCTTCCACGCGTACCTGTCGAGCCCGCAGTGGGCGAACGCCAAGGCGGAGGTGACCGGCCAGGGCTGGATCAGCGCGAACAACGGCCTCGACCGTGAGCTGCTGCAGTCGCCGATCGACCAGCTCTCGTTCGACCTGCTGACCGACGAGACGTACACGTTCCGCTTCGACGGCTCGGACCAGATGCCCGGCTCCGTCGGTGCCGGCTCGTTCTGGCGCGAGATGGTCTCGTGGATCAGCCCGGGTCAGGACTCGCAGACGACGCTGTCGAACATCGAGGCCTCCTGGCCCTCGAGCTGA
- a CDS encoding carbohydrate ABC transporter permease, with translation MDWLLRPDTTPEKLALMVIAIVLFVVVMGAILLGIDRLRRTPTWVVVAGFLGPTLLFLAFGLFYPGLRTIWSSFHDGRGRNFIGLDNYVTAFTQEQFQVVLRNTALWVVLVPLAATFFGLVYAVLVDRTRFEYLAKTLIFLPMSISLVGASIIWKFVYEYKPVQGNIQQTGLLNQLLVWLGMQPQQFLQDQPWNNLFLIAVMVWIQAGFAMTVLSAAVKAIPDDIVEAARLDGLHGLSMFRYITVPSIRPALVVVVTTIAMATLKVFDIVRTMTGGNFDTSVVAYEFYTQSFTARNQGLGAALAVILFVLVIPIIAYNVRQLKLAEEIR, from the coding sequence ATGGACTGGTTGCTCCGACCCGACACGACGCCCGAGAAGCTGGCGCTGATGGTCATCGCCATCGTGCTCTTCGTCGTCGTGATGGGCGCGATCCTGCTGGGGATCGACCGCCTGAGGCGCACGCCCACGTGGGTGGTGGTCGCGGGCTTCCTCGGGCCGACCCTGCTGTTCCTCGCGTTCGGCCTCTTCTACCCCGGCCTGCGCACCATCTGGAGCTCGTTCCACGACGGCCGTGGACGGAACTTCATCGGCCTCGACAACTACGTCACCGCGTTCACGCAGGAGCAGTTCCAGGTCGTCCTGCGCAACACCGCGCTGTGGGTCGTGCTCGTGCCGCTCGCCGCGACGTTCTTCGGCCTCGTCTACGCCGTCCTCGTGGACCGCACGCGCTTCGAGTACCTGGCGAAGACGCTGATCTTCCTGCCGATGTCGATCTCCCTCGTCGGGGCGTCGATCATCTGGAAGTTCGTCTACGAGTACAAGCCGGTCCAGGGCAACATCCAGCAGACCGGCCTGCTCAACCAGCTGCTCGTGTGGCTGGGCATGCAGCCGCAGCAGTTCCTGCAGGACCAGCCGTGGAACAACCTGTTCCTCATCGCCGTCATGGTGTGGATCCAGGCCGGCTTCGCGATGACGGTGCTGTCCGCCGCGGTCAAGGCCATCCCGGACGACATCGTCGAGGCGGCGCGGCTCGACGGCCTGCACGGGCTGTCCATGTTCCGCTACATCACGGTGCCGTCGATCCGCCCGGCGCTCGTCGTCGTCGTGACGACGATCGCGATGGCGACCCTGAAGGTCTTCGACATCGTCCGGACGATGACCGGCGGCAACTTCGACACGTCGGTCGTCGCGTACGAGTTCTACACGCAGAGCTTCACGGCCCGGAACCAGGGCCTCGGTGCCGCGCTCGCGGTGATCCTCTTCGTGCTCGTCATCCCGATCATCGCGTACAACGTGCGGCAGCTGAAGCTCGCGGAGGAGATCCGATGA
- a CDS encoding carbohydrate ABC transporter permease: protein MTAIPPTTLTDRTEVDTRKVPRLTRAEQRAIAAKGRLSSPWASGIAIVLAILWTVPTFGLLVTSIRPRSDIRTSGWWTFFAAPAATLENYSEVLFGSSTSFATFFVNSLVITLPAVVIPISLALLAAYAFAWIPFRGREVLFVAVFALQVVPIQVTLLPLLQQYVSWGLAGSFWVVWLSHSIFALPLAIYLLHNFMKDIPSSLVEAARVDGAGHVTVFFRVLLPLLTPAIASFGIFQFLWVWNDLLVALVFVGGTTDVAPLTVRIAELAGTRGSQWHLLSAGAFVAMVVPLVVFLALQRYFVRGLLAGSVKG from the coding sequence ATGACCGCCATCCCGCCGACGACGCTCACCGACCGCACCGAGGTCGACACCCGCAAGGTCCCGCGGCTCACGCGGGCCGAGCAGCGGGCGATCGCCGCGAAGGGCCGCCTCAGCTCCCCGTGGGCGTCGGGCATCGCGATCGTCCTGGCGATCCTGTGGACCGTGCCGACGTTCGGCCTGCTCGTCACGTCGATCCGGCCGCGGTCGGACATCCGCACGTCGGGGTGGTGGACGTTCTTCGCCGCCCCGGCCGCCACGCTCGAGAACTACAGCGAGGTGCTGTTCGGCTCCTCCACGAGCTTCGCGACGTTCTTCGTCAACTCGCTCGTCATCACGCTGCCCGCGGTCGTCATCCCGATCTCGCTCGCGCTCCTCGCGGCGTACGCGTTCGCGTGGATCCCGTTCCGGGGGCGCGAGGTGCTGTTCGTCGCGGTCTTCGCGCTGCAGGTCGTGCCGATCCAGGTCACGCTCCTGCCGCTGCTGCAGCAGTACGTCTCGTGGGGGCTCGCCGGGTCGTTCTGGGTCGTGTGGCTGTCGCACTCGATCTTCGCGCTGCCGCTCGCGATCTACCTGCTGCACAACTTCATGAAGGACATCCCGTCCTCGCTGGTGGAGGCGGCCCGCGTGGACGGCGCCGGGCACGTCACGGTGTTCTTCCGGGTGCTGCTGCCGCTGCTCACGCCGGCGATCGCGTCGTTCGGCATCTTCCAGTTCCTGTGGGTCTGGAACGACCTGCTCGTCGCGCTGGTGTTCGTGGGCGGCACCACGGACGTCGCGCCGCTGACGGTCCGCATCGCCGAGCTCGCCGGCACGCGCGGGTCGCAGTGGCACCTGCTGTCCGCCGGCGCGTTCGTGGCGATGGTCGTGCCGCTGGTCGTGTTCCTGGCGCTGCAGCGCTACTTCGTCCGCGGGCTGCTCGCCGGCTCGGTCAAGGGCTGA
- a CDS encoding DMT family transporter, translating to MPAPLLFVVSGLTQYVGAALAVGLFAVLPAGVVAWLRIAVSALVLLAWRRPWRTAELWRGRRLAVTAAFGVVLALMNVAFYVAIEHLPLGTAVALEFLGPVAVAAVTGRGWRDRAAIAVAAVGVALLAGITLDTGPGAVTGLVAIGVSAACWAAYIVLGRRVARSGGPGASGLAVAMTAGALVLAPFLAGGAGPALVDVRLAALVVAIAVCSSVVPYALEQVVLRRVSAATFAVLLALLPATAAVVGAVVLRQWPHGLEVVGLVLVSGAIALTARSEADAPTPPDAAPSPPAP from the coding sequence GTGCCCGCCCCGCTGCTGTTCGTCGTCTCCGGGCTGACGCAGTACGTCGGGGCCGCGCTCGCGGTCGGGCTGTTCGCGGTGCTCCCGGCCGGCGTCGTCGCGTGGCTGCGGATCGCGGTCTCGGCGCTCGTGCTGCTCGCGTGGCGGCGGCCGTGGCGCACCGCCGAGCTGTGGCGCGGGCGCCGACTGGCGGTCACCGCCGCGTTCGGGGTCGTGCTCGCGCTCATGAACGTCGCGTTCTACGTCGCCATCGAGCACCTGCCGCTCGGCACCGCGGTCGCGCTCGAGTTCCTCGGACCCGTCGCCGTCGCCGCCGTCACCGGCCGGGGCTGGCGCGACCGGGCCGCGATCGCCGTCGCCGCCGTCGGCGTCGCGCTGCTCGCGGGCATCACGCTCGACACCGGGCCGGGCGCCGTCACCGGTCTGGTCGCGATCGGCGTGTCCGCGGCCTGCTGGGCGGCGTACATCGTGCTCGGGCGACGGGTCGCCCGGTCCGGCGGGCCGGGCGCGAGCGGGCTCGCCGTCGCCATGACCGCCGGCGCGCTCGTCCTCGCGCCGTTCCTCGCCGGGGGAGCAGGTCCCGCCCTCGTCGACGTGCGGCTCGCCGCGCTCGTCGTCGCGATCGCCGTGTGCTCCTCGGTCGTGCCCTACGCGCTCGAGCAGGTCGTGCTGCGCCGGGTCAGCGCCGCGACGTTCGCCGTCCTGCTCGCGCTGCTGCCGGCGACGGCCGCCGTCGTCGGGGCCGTCGTGCTGCGGCAGTGGCCGCACGGGCTCGAGGTCGTCGGCCTCGTGCTGGTCTCCGGGGCGATCGCGCTCACGGCGCGGTCGGAGGCCGACGCCCCGACCCCGCCCGACGCGGCGCCGTCCCCGCCCGCGCCCTGA
- a CDS encoding bacterial proteasome activator family protein, protein MDQTQQDEDRSTDDGRPRVVVLPSGEDAPDGQDEQEGRREDVGGMVEQPAKVMRIGTMIKQLLDEVRSAPLDDAARARLAEIHERSLHELEEGLSPELVDELRRIALPFGEDASPSDAELRIAQAQLVGWLEGLFHGIQTALVAQQMAAQAQLTQMRRALPPGARPPGPGGPGGPFGMPAQQGEPAHDARPTPGQYL, encoded by the coding sequence GTGGACCAGACGCAGCAGGACGAGGACCGCAGCACCGACGACGGCCGGCCCCGGGTGGTGGTCCTGCCCTCCGGCGAGGACGCGCCGGACGGCCAGGACGAGCAGGAGGGGCGGCGCGAGGACGTCGGCGGCATGGTCGAGCAGCCCGCGAAGGTCATGCGGATCGGCACGATGATCAAGCAGCTGCTCGACGAGGTGCGCTCGGCGCCGCTCGACGACGCCGCGCGCGCCCGGCTCGCGGAGATCCACGAGCGGTCGCTGCACGAGCTGGAGGAGGGGCTGTCGCCCGAGCTCGTCGACGAGCTGCGGCGCATCGCGCTGCCGTTCGGCGAGGACGCCTCCCCCTCGGACGCGGAGCTGCGGATCGCGCAGGCGCAGCTCGTCGGGTGGCTCGAGGGCCTGTTCCACGGGATCCAGACGGCGCTGGTGGCGCAGCAGATGGCCGCCCAGGCGCAGCTGACGCAGATGCGCCGGGCTCTGCCGCCCGGGGCGCGCCCGCCGGGTCCCGGGGGTCCTGGTGGGCCGTTCGGGATGCCGGCACAGCAGGGTGAGCCCGCCCACGACGCGCGCCCGACCCCCGGCCAGTACCTCTGA